In Aspergillus fumigatus Af293 chromosome 6, whole genome shotgun sequence, the genomic window CTTGCCAATAGCCtttctggccttcttctcgttACGGGAGTGGATGGTGACGGCGGCGCCAGCGGGGATGCTGGACTCCTCACCAGCCTCGGACTCAGAGTCGCTGCCAGCATCCTCGACGTTGGCCTTGGGAACCTCCTCGTCAGGGAGCTCTTCAACACGGGGATCAGCCATTTTTGCGGTCTAAACGAGCCTAGAAGGGCTGTTAAATTGACAGTTAGCGATTCGAACTGGAGCACCGTCTGGCGGTTCAAATATAAAGGTTGGAAAATGCCCCACGAAACACTGAAATCTCCACCAAAAGCGCAGGAATTTCGAAATTGGGCCCAGAGATGAATTTGGAACCCGTAAAATCAATATAAACATACCTAGTTCACGGATAGAGGGCTGTTGGGGATGATTGGGGGTTTTTTTGTCTTGTTGTAAGTGGAAGGTCGCAAAGCTGTGTGAATGCCATGCTGCCGAAAATCGTTAGCGAGGTGATTCGATTCTGACCCTCACCCCGGACTCACACAAGCACCACCTTTACAAGCTATACGAGTCATAACGAGCCAATCCAACTCAGTAATGTACATAACGATACTTTCTTACATATTCCGTGATCTTGAGTCTAAAATGTTTAATTCCCAATTAATGTCTAAGGAGACGGCTATAAACCAGAGCCAAGTACTAATCGGGTGCGCGAATCTGATGACATAGCAGGATGACCCGTGTCAGGATATCAAGGTTTTGAATCATTTTTTGGCTGTCATTGTAGTGGATACAGCTTAATTTTTGCTGAAATAGAATAAAACCCTCAGCCATGTAAAACCGTCCCAAGGTACCCCTTCATACTATGCACCGAGCCTCATGAAAACATCTATGACTtaggagcagcagccctGACCTTGGCGTGAGCCTTCTGGACCTCGTAGCGAGCCTGTTAAATCACCAGATGTCAGTAACCAGTCGCAAATCATAATACAAGTAattgctcctcttccctctcgCGAAAAGCGAGTGCAGAGTTGCCAAGAATGCCCTCCAATGTGCCATCACAATTCTCCCATAGTTTCGCAAACTGAACGTACCTGCTTCTTGAGTCTGAGGACCTTGAAGCGCTCGAAGTCGGTAAGGTTCTTCCTCCGCTCAGCGCGCTCAGTCTTCTGAGCAATGGTGCTCTTAGCCCACTTTCCATCGATCTCGTTCTTCTCCCAGAGCTTCTTGACGGGGCCAGTGCCGGCAGCGCGGGGGAGTTTGGGAATGACGAAGGGGGTGAGAGTGGCGTGAGCGAGAGGAAGAGCGTGACGGGGAACGATCTTGTTCTCCTCGGTGGAAGGACCGTCAACCAGGACCTATGATCGCGCCTCTTTGTCAATATCACATCCGACCATGATCTTTCCGTCCTGCGCTCAGAATTTCTCCGTTGAAAAACGTACACGCTTGTGGTCGATGATCTCGACAATGGCAGCAAGCTTGCCGGTGTAAGGACCGCTGCGGATCAGCACAACACGGCCAACCTCAACAAGCTTCCATTGAGCAACCTTGACATCGATATCGGCCATGGCGAAGGCTTCCTAAAAAAACGACAAAAACGGATTCTTCAGTGACAGTCCAGAAATTCGATAGGGCGTAGGTTTCAAACTCACGGTCGACAGACTCCGGGAGGGCGGTGATGGGAATTTGTTGTCGAAGAGTCGGGATTGTCAAAGTCGTCCGAAACGCACACAAGTCGCTCTGGGCTACTGGATCGCGAATTTCGGGTGTTGCGGTCTTCGCCCACAAGAGTCTCGCTTAACAGCCAGTAGCAACTCGCCGAACGGGGTTGCGTGCGGCCTAGGGCTGCTTTTTCGCTGGGGTCTTGGCGCCTCATGACCGGCTTTACTCAATTCTCCGTTCCGGCAAAGCTACATTTAAGCTTCTCCCAAAACATTCTCATTACCTCTTCCTTGCATTTGCAAAGAGTCTGAGTTGGCCTTTTGGTTCATTCTTTCAGGACAAAATGAGGTTCTGTTGTGCTATCCGTGACTGACTTGATTTACCAGGCTCATACCTGCAACTCTTACATCGACTGGTATGTTTTCGTATGTTTTCTATCTCTGTTTGTTCAATTTCACCTTCACATGATGCGGTAATTTGCGATTGACACAGTGTCTGTGAACCCTCGCCGGGGTTCTTTCAAGCAGCACTGCCGCATGATATTCATTTCTTACATATTCTGATACTTGTTCATTGATCCTCTCTCATTATCATCACGATTCGTGCTTTCAGCGAGCTGACTTGGCGAAGACTTTTTAGGTTCCCATCGACTTGTTAATCTCACACAAATCAGCACACAGTTCTGGTACGTTCGACTATTCTTGGTTTCCCCAGTCACCGTCCGATGATTACATCTTCGCACTGCCTAGATAGTATATGATGCCTCACGGCTATGATATGTTGCATTATCACCAAGATCTCTGAGGACTTGTGACTTTTAAACTTTTGCTTGTACTTTCTCACTTTGCATTTGTCTAACATGAGACATTCACAGGTTATGGTATACAGCCATGGATCATTGTAAAGTCGTCGgaataaaataataatatgACTCTTTCAATTCGTTATGAAAATCAATCTCCAGACTCTCTTTCGTACTCGCTTTAATATTTCTAACTTAAAAGTTCTCCCTCAAATGGTTTCTGAAATTTTTACAGAGAAGCTGCAACTACCCTGGTACTAAGAAACGTGTAGAAACTCGAAGAAATTCATTATGGTATTGAACCTCACTAGTACGTACAGGCCGCAATGAACACCGGCAAGCGAAGACCTACGGTCAAAGCCGTCATGAAAGACTGCTTGCTTTTCATAAAGCCCATCTTCTATGTCATTATTATATGCAACTTCGCCGTCAATAAACGAAGTCATGACAGCGACCCCGCACCCTTTGCAGCCGCTGAGGCAGGAGTAGCTGGGCCCTCGCGGCTCAGCACCCACATAAAGATGAATTGGATGACATAAGAGTAGATGAACAGGAACTGAGTTCGACGATTGCGTTGCGAACGGGCAACTGTATGCATCGAACCGGCGCGCATGGACGCATCACTGGTTGAGTCTGGGAGTAGAACGTACTTCAACGAGCGGAGCTGGAAGCTTGTCAACGGACTGGAAAGCTGAAGTGACAAAAAATTTATCACTTACCAAGAAGAACGCGTTGGCTAGGAATGTGTACATGAACACAACCCAGCCAACCCAACCGCCAGTCCCCCTTCCTGGTGTCAAGATCTCGGACATAACCAGAGTTGCGATGATGCCAACGAACTTGTAGCCAGAGTATGCCACAAGGTCCAAAAGCTGGGattcattgttgatgctgagAATGTACATGGCCAGCTTGAGACACAGTATTTCAAAAACTATAACCGCAATAGCCGTCGTAGTTATCGAGCCAAGTAGCTCCGGATGAAATTGACCTCGGAATCCCGCCAGCACCGCGGAAAGAAGAATATACGTGACAAGTGCCATCACAGGGATGTACATATCTGGAGAGTTCAGATCATCACGAGGGGGGAGGAACATGGATGAGTATTGTTGCTGTGCAATCTGACCATTGGGACCGGCCGACGATGTTGTTAGACGTGCTTGCTGACGAGACCAAGGCTTGTGTCGCCAGGGGAAGAGCACGAGTGCGAGCTTGTTCAGGACGTAAGAATTTGATACGTTGAAGTAATGCTTGAGAGCTGGGATGGAGACATAGCGATTGAACTATGAAAAATCAGCAGAAGCTCATAGGTTTGTGGTGCAGTAGGCTTCTTTGTTAGCCAACTCACGTTCTGTTCCATATACTCCTGGCCAGCAGCCATCGCCGTCTTCCCAACTTGGAATCCCATCTGTGCTGTGGGATCATTGATGAACCCACTAAAACCAGGCGCATATGTTCCGCTGCCGCCCTGCGCAGGAGAGGGCTGATAAGGATTGCCATATCCAGACGACGGGGGCTGCTGGGATgctgggggaggaggcgagCGCATCATGGGAACGGTAGATACATGCTGAGGCACAGGATGGTGGAGTGGAGGTGACTGCGCAGGCGGTGGTGCGAAAGACTGGCGGTACATgttgatttttttttcccttgttaCAATAAGTGAGAAGCTAGTGATGAACAAAAGACTTGCGACTATTCTGTCTCGTCTTCTTGTCTTCTACCAACCGAAGAGGGGGGATGTTGGAAATCGGACAGTTTGAGTAtgagtgatgttgaagtGTGTTTATACGTGGCTGGACTCGGTCTGATCGCCGGAGAGCTCTCACCTTTTCCGCCCACGGTTCCCCACCATAGTGGCCACTACACACACTTGTCCGTTCTCCAAAACCCACGCTGCTCGCACTGAATAATATACACAAGAAGTGCTTACAACATGTTAGAAGCCTTCGAAGTCTTGACAACATCTGGGGTGGTGCTGTGGTCGAAGTCGTATGCGCCGGTCGGAGCGCATGTTGTCAACAGCCTAATCAACGATGTCTTCATTGAGGAGAAGGTTCGAGCGCAGAATCAGGCAGCGAGCAGTGCAGCTCCTATCTacaagaaggaaaagtaTACTCTGAAATGGAAGCAAGTAAAGGATTTCAATCTGATATTTGTGGTATGTTCACGCCGCTCGTTGATTCAATGGCGCCACTGACCGATTCCATAGGCTGTATATCAATCTCTGCTACATCTTGGTTGGATCGACAAACTCTTGGATAATGTTTCGACCATATTCATCGACTTATATAAGGATGAGCTAAGGAGCACACGGGCTAGGATTATTGAGTACCCATTCGATAAGTACTTCGACCAGCAGGTGCGAGAGCTTGAGGACAATGCTGGGGCTCCTACATCAGAATCTCTCGTAGTAGAGATCAACGAGAGAAAGGACCCTCTTGTCTCATCAGATAACGGCGGGCCACCTCCGCCACCCGTGCCTGGTCTGCTGAAAGGTATCTGACGTCGATAATTTTTCTCTGCTAGTGATCATATTGCTAACTACCTCCGAAGCGCAACGTCCAGTTGCGCAGGGCGTGGCGACCTCGGACGAGGGTTCGCCACCCCAAACCCCAGATCTTTCTCGATCGTCAACGCCCATTTCAGGTCATCTATTGACCGCGAAAGGAGGGCCTGCTGGCCGCGCCTCTCGTCGCGCACGCAAAGCGGCCAACGCGAGCGCTAccgcttcttctggagatGAAAGCATTCGGAAGGGGAAAACATTGAAAAGTGGAAAAAAGATGCGCAAGTGGGATGCTGATGGCTTTgcggatgaggacgacgGCAAGGTCCTCGATTACTCCGCCCCCGCAGATGGTGAGGACGCACCGGCTCCTGTAGTCGAGGCTGTTGCGCAGGAATCCTGGGGACGCCGAACAGGCAAGGGCCAATTTGTGCTGAAAGATCTAGGGGATGAAGTCCATTCCATTCTTGAGAATGCTGATCATGAAAAGACAaagtcttcctcgtccacggGCTTTGTTGGGTCTGGAGTCAACGCACTTGGTGGATTCTTCCGTAATATTGTCGGCGGCAAGGTCCTTACTGAGGCTGACTTGGAGAAACCCTTGAAAGCCATGGAAGACCAtttgctgaagaagaacgtTGCGCGCGAAGCGGCCGTCCGTCTATGTCAAGGCGTCCAGCGCGAATTAGTTGGCAAGAAGACAGGCAACTTTCAAAGTGTTGATGCAGCACTGCGCTCCGCAATGGAGTCCTCGTTGCGCAAAATATTGACGCCAACGTCATCTCTCGATCTACTGCGTGAGATCGATGCTGTTAGATCTCCGACGAGCAAAGGACAGGCTCCTCGCCCATATGTCATTTCCATCGTGGGCGTGAACGGTGTTGGGAAGTCGACAAATCTGGGCAAAATTTGTTacttccttctccagaatAACTATCGTGTTCTGATTGCAGCCTGTGACACCTTCCGCTCTGGAGCCGTGGAGCAGTTACGAGTCCATGCTCGCAATTTGAAGGAACTTAGTACCCGGGAGAATGCTGGAGAGGTTGAACTCTACGAGAAGGGATATGGAAAGGATGCAGCGAATGTAGCGAAGGATGCAGTGGAGTACGGTGCGGCGAATCATTTCGACGTTGTGTTGATTGATACTGCCGGTCGCCGTCATAACGACCAACGCCTTATGTCTTCGCTCGAGAAGTTCGCCAAGTTCGCCAAACCAGATAAGATCTTCATGGTCGGTGAAGCTCTGGTCGGTACGGACAGCGTGATGCAGGCTCGCAACTTCAACCAAGCTTTCGGCACTGGGAGAAACCTCGATGGGTTCATCATCAGTAAATGTGATACCGTTGGTGACATGGTAGGTACGCTTGTCAGCATGGTGCATGCTACAGGCATTCCTATTGTTTTTCTGGGTGTAGGCCAGCACTATGGTGATTTGAGGGGCCTAAGTGTTCCTTGGGCTGTCAATCTGCTGATGAAGTGAGCGCGCAGCTTTTGCCTTGTAATAGAGAATTATATTATCTCGCTTCTGATCACGCTGGGTCTTGGATGGCCTTCTTCAAAAATAAGTTACTGCGATTGTACATCTCGCGCTTCGCTAAAGATAGAGAAACGAAAGATAGACAAAGAACGGGGGAAAAAATTGACAAAAAGAATGACCTACGCAGGATTCGAAcctgcaatctcttgatccgtAGTCAAGCGCCTTACCATTGGGCCAGCAGGCCTTCTTGAAGGTTTTCACCCAGAAATATGCTTTATCAGGAATCTGGGAACATCCGCATAAACTCCAATAATAAGCTTGTGCCTGTCATTGTTACTACGCTAAAGTGACTCTCTAGTGTGGCTCTTATGCAGGAGAAACCATACAGGATATTGTAACGGTGAATGCATTTTTTCTGCCTTGAGGTATGACACCATTTTGTTTTGGAGGTGGACTCGATCACGAGCTCACTATCCCGGCCTCATGGGAGGATTATGACACCCTTGGTTCCTGAATACTTGGTCTTGGCTGGAATTACTTCAATGACACAACCATAGACTAGCGCCAATCATTAATGTTTCTGGGCCTGGCAATGTTGGTAAAGTtaactagttaactagttaCTTCGCATGGGAAATGCATGACTCAGCGTGTCTCCCCAGATCGCttacatcatcatctcagTCTCAAGTTCTGGACCTGGACTGCTCACTCAAACCATCACCCCATTGCATAATCAGTCACTTCTGTCTGTGCCTTGTCTTGCTATTGTGCACTGGAAGACGTGTTTGAGATTGATTATTTGCCTGTTTGGAAGTACATGAGCCGCTTTCTGGACGGCCTTATTCCTTCCCAATCCGGCCGAGCGAGACCCAATATTTATCTCCGCACTTTGAACTTTCTCGAGACCATTGAGCAGCATAGAGATTGGATTATCAGTCGGTCTGCCTAGTACAAGAAGTCTCGTCCAAATCGTTACATAAAATACATCTCTCCTCGAACTGCATGAGGATCGTGCCTTGTGAGGATGAGAGAAACTGAACAGAACTCGCTGAATAGGCGGCATTCGACCACGCAGCACTATCAAACCTTCGACACTCCTCCTCCAAAATCGCGTGGAAGACCGAACTCAGGCCAATCCGAATTGTCAGGCGGCAACTCGAATCTGCAACAACATGGATCCGGAAGCGACGACGAATCGCGATCTCCCTTGCCGAAGAAGCAGATGGCAGTGTTGGCGATGATCGCGCTTTGTGAACAGACGGCACTCAATTCGATCAGCCCTTATCTGCCTGATATGGCGGCGTCGTTCCCCGGAGTCGAATCGCAGTCGGTGGGTATCTATGTCGGAACGATCGCCTCGGCGTTTGCGTTAGCGCAGTTCATAACCAACTACTTCTGGGGTTGGCTGTCTGATCGTGTAGGACGGAAGCCGGTCATTTTGCTTGGGACCATCCTCACTGCAGTTTGCATGCTAGCATTTGGATTCTGTAAGACGTTATGGCAGGCCATCCTGGTGCAGGCGTTGATGGGCGTTGTCAATGGCAACCAGGGATTGGTGTCAACGTGCCTGGGAGAGATTACCGACAGAAGCAACCAGTCGAAAGCTTTCACTTATCTCCCTGTCCTCTACGGTATTGGAGGTATCACCGGACCCCTTATTGGCGGCTTACTAGTCTTTCCCCGAAATCCTCTGGACAGTAATAAACCCAATCCATATCCTTATGCCGGGCCGAACCTCGTGTGTGCAGGAATTCTTATGGTGGACTTCATTTTGAcgagccttctcctcgaagagAGCCTCGAGGATACGGAAATTCTTCCTACATTCAAACGGAGAATTCGTGCAATATTTGTCTGGTTGTGGGAGTGGACTAGTCAAGCACGGCGCGCAAGACAGTCATACCTTCCTCATGAATATCGTTCCGTGCAACAGCATGCATCTGAGCAAGATCATGATAGCGAACTTGACTCCGCCTCGGAAGTGTCCAGTCATCAAGGCGCCACACATGAGTCCCTGCTCAAAAACGATATCTGGAATCGGGACACTGTTTTGCTTCTGCTGACGTATCTCATCTTCGCCCTGGGCAACGTGTCTTTCAATTCGCTTTTTCCTATCTTTTCGCATGCCTCACCTCCTACGGGACGAGCCCTTACTCCGAGGGAGATTGGTCTCTCGCAAGGTTTTGCCGGCCTGGCCACTATCCTCTTCCAAGTCTGCATCTTCGGCAGACTACGAGATAAGATGGGCAACCGGTGGTCATATCGGGCAGGCCTTTTCGGTTTCGTTCTGTCATTCATTCTCATGCCTTTCGTCGGATATAAAGGAGACGATGCTGACGGTCGCCTAACCAAGAAGACTGCTTTCATGGCCATTGAATTGTGCTTCGTGCTTTTGGTTAAGACGGTTGCTGCAGTTGGCGGTTTGACTAGTGCACTTTTACTGGTAAGATTATCCTTTTGCTGACTGAAATCTGAGAATGCGCTAACTTCGTCGTCCAGATTACGAACTCTGCTCCGGATCACGCAGTCCTAGGAGCACTCAATGGTCTTGCGCAGACTCTCGCCGCGGCTGGTCGAGCAGCCGGCCCGTTCCTATCTGGCGGCCTTTTCTCCCTGGCCTCGCGCATTCAACCAAAGGGAGAACTGCTGGCTTTCGGTGTCTTTGCTGCCGTTTCTTTTATTGGGTTTGTCTTGAGTTTCGGCATCAAGGGCCGCTCTCTAGAGGCGCAGGATTGGGAaagcgacgacgacgataaCTATAAATCGGACGACGAGCATCCCTCAACTCCGTGATTGTGCCCGGGGACGACTCAGGTCGGGTAGCACCCGGTTGTTACGAATTGATGATCATTGTATAGTGTCTCTAAGCATCGAGTCCGGTGTTTTCTGTTGTTATTCCTTTTCCGTTAGATCACCTCGCATCTGTTGTGCGAGCGCTTATTCATATGTATATATTGGTGACAGCGACGATAGATTTACGGTTCCCTCTAGGTCTAGGGACATCTACACTCTCATATTATTGGCACGTCTTGTTCCGGTAGGTAGGCTTAGATATTTGCATGAGATTAATCGAAACATCTACGCAGGCGTTCATACTGGTAAAATTCAATCACCAGGGTGATGCGATGTCAGGAGGCTCGCTGGTACAATACATGTCTACTCATGGAAAGTATCCAAATGTCTTTTATCCTAtggacaaaggaaaagaaaaaggttCGTTCGTGGAgtcatcttcctcacttCCACTCCCATTCAATGACGTACATGAATGCTTCCTCCAGGTATCCCGACAGAAGCAAGCCCTGAGCATACTCGATCAGCTCACTATCTGGCACCGATAGAGACCGAAAATGCTCCTTTTCGCCGTTCGAGCCTCGCACGCTGATTCGCTTCTGGATGGCTGATTTGAACATTTCCTTGCCTGGGCTGACGAGGACGTACTTTGCGGGTGTATCGGGGGCCTCTGGGGGGATATAACAGATGGCTTCTTGGCGCTGGGGTGTTAGCCATTGGATTCCCCGGGGGTTGGCGCTGGCAGTTGTTGGCGACGAAGAGCTTGTGTTGCCATGTccggatgatgatggtgataAGCTGCTGTCGATTGTTGCGAAACGGATGTCGGAGTCTAGAGAGAAGATGATAAGGGTGTTTGTGAGGGAGCTGAGCTTCATCCGGAAGGTGGTAAAGTTGCGCGGGTCAAAATAGAAGGTGTAGCTGGCGAGTACGTCTACGGTCCTGTCCCTGTCGAGAGGGCGGATTTTTGAGAGAGCCTGGTCTCGAACCCAGGGTGGGCAGCGAGGCTTGACGGCGAGGGATTTGGACTCGCGGAGGGACACGGAGGGGATGCAGTAGGGGAGGTGTTTTTGCAGGCTGGCTTTGTGGCATGGTTCGCTGCAGAAACGGAAGATTTTGCATGCTGGGAGGCTGGTCAGCTTGTGCGGTGATACGGAGGGAAGAGAACACACAGTTGCAGAGGTTTTTGGTGGATGTTACACAGTTCTCACATTTCCCCGGCTCGTGCAATCcccattcttttctctcagTAGCCAGAACCTCTCGCCGGCGATTGAGCTCGACGATTCTCTTCTGTGCATAGCCGATCCGTTTCCGCGAATGGTGATCGTCGGGCGTGGCACTTGCCATTTGAATGAGTTGCTGGTAAGCGAGGATGGCTTTATCCACGGAGTCGAGGTGT contains:
- a CDS encoding 60S ribosomal protein eL14, translating into MADIDVKVAQWKLVEVGRVVLIRSGPYTGKLAAIVEIIDHKRVLVDGPSTEENKIVPRHALPLAHATLTPFVIPKLPRAAGTGPVKKLWEKNEIDGKWAKSTIAQKTERAERRKNLTDFERFKVLRLKKQARYEVQKAHAKVRAAAPKS
- a CDS encoding protein transporter YIF1, which produces MYRQSFAPPPAQSPPLHHPVPQHVSTVPMMRSPPPPASQQPPSSGYGNPYQPSPAQGGSGTYAPGFSGFINDPTAQMGFQVGKTAMAAGQEYMEQNFNRYVSIPALKHYFNVSNSYVLNKLALVLFPWRHKPWSRQQARLTTSSAGPNGQIAQQQYSSMFLPPRDDLNSPDMYIPVMALVTYILLSAVLAGFRGQFHPELLGSITTTAIAVIVFEILCLKLAMYILSINNESQLLDLVAYSGYKFVGIIATLVMSEILTPGRGTGGWVGWVVFMYTFLANAFFLLRSLKYVLLPDSTSDASMRAGSMHTVARSQRNRRTQFLFIYSYVIQFIFMWVLSREGPATPASAAAKGAGSLS
- a CDS encoding signal recognition particle receptor subunit alpha, with protein sequence MLEAFEVLTTSGVVLWSKSYAPVGAHVVNSLINDVFIEEKVRAQNQAASSAAPIYKKEKYTLKWKQVKDFNLIFVAVYQSLLHLGWIDKLLDNVSTIFIDLYKDELRSTRARIIEYPFDKYFDQQVRELEDNAGAPTSESLVVEINERKDPLVSSDNGGPPPPPVPGLLKAQRPVAQGVATSDEGSPPQTPDLSRSSTPISGHLLTAKGGPAGRASRRARKAANASATASSGDESIRKGKTLKSGKKMRKWDADGFADEDDGKVLDYSAPADGEDAPAPVVEAVAQESWGRRTGKGQFVLKDLGDEVHSILENADHEKTKSSSSTGFVGSGVNALGGFFRNIVGGKVLTEADLEKPLKAMEDHLLKKNVAREAAVRLCQGVQRELVGKKTGNFQSVDAALRSAMESSLRKILTPTSSLDLLREIDAVRSPTSKGQAPRPYVISIVGVNGVGKSTNLGKICYFLLQNNYRVLIAACDTFRSGAVEQLRVHARNLKELSTRENAGEVELYEKGYGKDAANVAKDAVEYGAANHFDVVLIDTAGRRHNDQRLMSSLEKFAKFAKPDKIFMVGEALVGTDSVMQARNFNQAFGTGRNLDGFIISKCDTVGDMVGTLVSMVHATGIPIVFLGVGQHYGDLRGLSVPWAVNLLMK
- a CDS encoding MFS transporter, which produces MRETEQNSLNRRHSTTQHYQTFDTPPPKSRGRPNSGQSELSGGNSNLQQHGSGSDDESRSPLPKKQMAVLAMIALCEQTALNSISPYLPDMAASFPGVESQSVGIYVGTIASAFALAQFITNYFWGWLSDRVGRKPVILLGTILTAVCMLAFGFCKTLWQAILVQALMGVVNGNQGLVSTCLGEITDRSNQSKAFTYLPVLYGIGGITGPLIGGLLVFPRNPLDSNKPNPYPYAGPNLVCAGILMVDFILTSLLLEESLEDTEILPTFKRRIRAIFVWLWEWTSQARRARQSYLPHEYRSVQQHASEQDHDSELDSASEVSSHQGATHESLLKNDIWNRDTVLLLLTYLIFALGNVSFNSLFPIFSHASPPTGRALTPREIGLSQGFAGLATILFQVCIFGRLRDKMGNRWSYRAGLFGFVLSFILMPFVGYKGDDADGRLTKKTAFMAIELCFVLLVKTVAAVGGLTSALLLITNSAPDHAVLGALNGLAQTLAAAGRAAGPFLSGGLFSLASRIQPKGELLAFGVFAAVSFIGFVLSFGIKGRSLEAQDWESDDDDNYKSDDEHPSTP